Below is a genomic region from Gemmatimonadaceae bacterium.
GACCGCTACATCGCGCGGGCCAACGAGGCCGGTCATCGCCTGCTGATTCAGGATACGGATCTGATCAGTACCGTCACCTATTGCCACCACTACTTCGGACGTTGCCCGCAGTTCATCGAAGAAGCGGCGGTGGAGCGGCGACCGGCGCTGTACCTGCTGCTCGATATCGATGTCCCCTGGGTGCATGATGGCATCCGCGACCGGGGCGACCGTCGCGACGAGGTGCAGCAGCTGTTCGTGGACACGCTGGCGCGTCTTGGTGCGCCGGTTCAGGTTGTGAGCGGATCATGGGATGAACGGTTCCGCTTGGCAGTGCATCTGATCGACACGCTCCTCGCCACCCACTCCTGACGAGAGAAATACCATGGCACCTTCCGGCCAGTCGTATAAGAATCACGCGCAGTTCACGCCCGCGTATCACTACTTCACGAGTCCGATCTCGCTCATCTACCTCGTGTGGACGGTGAAGCGCCTGATCAGTAATCCGGGCAACGATACGGCGTACGCGCTGGTGGGCGCGCTCGCGATCACGGGGCTCGTGGCGGTCACGCGTCTGTCTCCGCTGCGCGTCCAGGACCGCTTGATCCGCCTCGAAGAGCAGCTGCGCTACGCGAAGCTCTTGCCGGCAGAGATTGCCGCGAAGGCTGAATCAACCTTTTCCCCGCGTCACTACATCGCGCTGCGCTTCGCGTCGGACGCCGAGCTGCCGGAGCTGGTCAACAAGGTGCTGGCGAATCCGTCGATGACGCAGAAGGAGATCAAGCAGGCGATCAAGAACTGGCGCGGCGATTACTTCCGGGCCTGACGGCCGCGCGGAGCAACTTACGTCGTCGCCAACAGCTCCACGGCGATGCCCCCGTTCGAGCTGCGGAACTTGGAGGTGGTGCGGAGCTTGAGTTGGCCCAACAGCGCCTTGTCGGCCGGCATGAACAGGCCCAGCTGCCACCCGCGTCCGCCGGCGCGCAACACGTCGCCGAGCCGCGCGAAGAGCCCGCGCAGATCGGTGCCGTCGCTGACGCGCAGGCCATAGGGCGGATTCGTCAACAGCAGGCCGTGCGGCGCGATGGCCGCGAGATCCAGCGTGGACAGCGGCTCCTGCTCAATCACCAGGTCCGCGGCCACGCCGGCGCGCTCGGCGTTCGCCCGCGCGGCGGTGACGGCGCCCGCATCGCGATCGCGCACGACGATCGGCACGCCCGCGCTGGGGCGTACCGCGGTGCGGAGGGCGGCGCGGGCGGCCGCGAAGCGCGCGGCGTCGGCGCCCGGCCATTGCTCCATCGCGAAACCGCGTGACAGCCCCGGCGCGATGCTGCGCGCGATCAGTGCGGCCTCGATGCCGATGGTCCCGGACCCGCCAAAGGGATCGACCAGCGCCCGCTCGCCACGCCAGCCCATGCCGGCCAGCATCGCCGCGGCCAGCGTTTCGCGCAGCGGCGCCTTGGCCACGGCCTGTCGCCAGCCGCGGCGATGCAGCAGCTCCCCCGAACTGTCGGCGCTGATCGTGCACACGTCACGCTCGAAGCGCACCACAATGAGCTGACTGGGGGCGTCGTCCGCCTCATCGTCTTCGTCGGGACGTGCCTTCGTCGTCACCGAAACATTCGCGACCGCACCGGTGATGCCGCGCGCGACACGCTCCGCCACCGCATCGGAGTGATACAGCCGCGATTTGCGGCAGGTCACCCGCAGGCGCACCGACGATCCCGCCGCAATAACCCGCGTCCACGCGACGCGCGCCGCCTGCTTCTCGAGCGAGGCGAAGTCGCGCGCCGGAAACTCGGCGAGCCGCACGATCACCCGCGAGGCGATCCGTAGCTGCGCATTGAGCGCAAAGAGCCCCGCGTCATCAACCGAGACCGAAACGCCCGAGGGCGTCACCTCGCGAGGCGTGAGACCGATCGCCGACACCTCGCTGGCCACGAGCGGAGCAAGCCCGGGCGCGGACACCACAAACGCGTCATGCCGGGTCACCGGGGCTGACGCCGTGATCGGGCGCGCCGTCGCGCCGCCCTTACGCAGCGTACTTACTGCGCGCGACGAACGGCGCCTTGGCGCCCCGCGTAGCCAGCAGCTCCCAGAAATCCTCGGCGTCCACCGGACGCGAGAACAGGTAGCCCTGACCGAGCTCGCAGCCGAGGGAGATGAGATGGGCGCGCTGCGCCTCGGTCTCGATCCCTTCGGCCACCGTATTCATCCGCAGCGTTTCTCCCAACGCCACAATTGCGCTCGCGAGCACCGGTCCATCGCCTCCCTTGTCGATCACATCCACGAACGCCTTGTCGATCTTCAGGATGTCGACCGGATAGCGTTGCAGATAGCTCAGGGAAGAATAACCGGTTCCGAAGTCATCGATAGCCAGCGACACGCCGAGCGCCTTGAGCGCCGTGAGCCGGGTCATCGAGACGTCGGTGTGCTGCATGAGCATGCTTTCGGTGATCTCGAGCGTCAGCTGCGACGGATCGAGCCCCGACTCCTCGAGCGCGCTTGCCACGTCCTCCACGATCGCGGCGTCCTGCAGCTGGCGGCCGGAGAGGTTGACGGTGATGCGCAGCGCCTGGTTGCGCTCGCGGGTCCACTTCTGCGCCTCACGGCAGGCACGGCGCAGCACCCAGCGCCCGAGCGGCACGATCAGCCCCGTTTCCTCGGCGATGGGGATGAACGTCATGGGCGACACGAGCCCGCGATCGCGGCTGATCCAGCGCACGAGGGCCTCGGCACCGATGATCTGCCCGGTGGTGAGCTCCACGATGGGCTGATACTGCAGGAAGAACTCCTCACGATCGATCGCCATGCGCAGACCCGCCTCCACCACGAGGCGGTCGAGCGCCGCCTTGTGCATGGCCGGCTCGAACATTGCGACCTGTCCCTTGCCGCGGGTCTTGGCCACGTACATGGCCACATCGGCGTTGCGCACCACATCGTCGCTCGATTCGCCCTGAGAGGCGCGCGCGATGCCGATGCTGGCATTCACGAACACTTCCTTGCCGCTCAAGGTGAACGGGCGCTGCAAGGCGGTGTGAATGCGATCCGCCACGACGAACACATCCTCGTCATTGGCACAGTCTTCCACGAGCACCGCGAACTCATCGCCACCCAGACGCGCAATGAGATCGGTATCGCGCACGCAGAGCGACAGGCGCCGCGCGGCGTCCACCAGCAGACGATCGCCGACCACATGGCCGAGCGAGTCGTTCACATTCTTGAAGTTGTCGAGGTCCAGAAAGAGCACGGCGACGTGATTGCCATGGCGCATGCTCCGCGCGAGCGCGTGCCCTACCTGGTACAGGAACAGCGAGCGGTTCGCGAGATCGGTGAGCGGATCGTGAAACGCCTGGTGCATGTACTGCTGCTTGATCTGGCTCTGCTCGGTCACGTCGCGCGTGTTGAGCACGAGCCCGTTGATTACCGGCTCGCTCATCAGGTTGGTGCCGACGTTGTCCACCGTCATCCACCCACCACTCGCGTGGCGCAGGCGCCATTCGCGCTTGAGCACTCCCGGCGACGCCGCCTCGGGGCGGTACTGCACCCGCGTCAGCTCCGCGAGGAACGCCTGCGCGACCTTGCGGTCGTTGTCGTGCAGCAGGTCGAACAGCGACGTTCCCGACAGGCGCGCCGGATCATGACCGAACACCGTGGCCATGGAGGGGCTCACATAGCGAATGGTGCCGTCGGGATCGGCGATGATGATGACGTCGCTCGAGTGCTGCACGAGGGCGCGGAAGCGGGCCTCGTTCTCGCGGGCCGCGCTTTCGGTCAGCAGGCTCACCGCCTCGCGCGTCACCGCCCACTGGCGGGCAAAGGCCAGCCCCATGAGCACCAGCGCCCCCAGCAGGAGCACGGTGAGCGACGGGCTCGATTCATCGAGCACATGCCTCGTCAGCAGCACGACGCCGGGTAGCGCGGCCGCGAAGGGAATGGCGGTGGTCGCGAGGTCCACGCGTTTGGACACCGGGCGCAGTTCGCGATGCAATACGGTGGCGCTGGCGAGCCAGCCGGCCGCGGCGAGCATGACCATCGCCACCGGACTCACGACCTGCATCACGCCGATCGCCCCATCCTGCTGGATAGCCGCGGCGGCAACGTGGCCGAAGAACTGCACGACGAACACGCCAGCCAACAGCACCAGCACGTTGGCGCGATGCTGCAGTACCGTGCGCCGCCAGAAGGCGGCCAGCACCACGATCACCACCACATCGAGCACGGCTTCGACATGGAGCAGTGCGTACCGGGCGCGCGCCACGTCCGAGAGCGTGGTCTCGCTTACGGTGTACCACGTGAGCAGCGCGCCGCCGGCGGCCACGGTGACAACGTCGAGCGCGAGACGCAGTCGATCGATGCCACGGCGCGGTGCGCTCGGCAGGCAGCACATCGCGGCGAGGAAGAGCAGCGGACCGGCGAGGGTCAGCGGGCCGGCGAGCCCGATGGGCCAGTTGGCACCGCCCAGCACATCCCGGAACAGTTCAATGGGGAGGAGGGCGATCGCCGCGGCGGCGATCCGCCAGAAGCGGCGCGTGCCGCGATCGAGGGCAAGTTCTCGGCTCGCGTGCAGCGCGAGCGTGACGGCGGCCAGCACCAGCGGCAGGAGCAGCAGCGCACTCGCGCCGCGCACCACCGCGCTGGTCTCGCGCCCCGACGCGAGCCACGCCGTCAGGAGTGCACCATAGCCAATGAGCCCCCCGAGCAGCATCCGATCCGGCCGGTGCCCGAATACCACAGCACGCACCGTCGCATCGCCTCGCGGCGCGCTCGGTGCTTCCGGCTCAGTCGGTTGTTCGGGTCGACGCACGGTGGCGTCGGTCGCGAGGGGCATGTCGAGTGACGTCCAGGGAAGGCTGCCCCACGACGAAAGTCGGGGCCGCCCGGTCCGTCGTCACCCCGTCGGCTCCGTCGCCGCATTCCCAGGTGTCGTACGCACCGACGGTCGCCGCCCTCCTCGCCACACCAACCGGGAGGCGAGGAGTGCAGCGACGACCGATGCATATAGGATCGGCTCGCTTCGGTCCTTCTTGACTGCCCAGAAGAAATGCAGGCAGGCGGCCGCCACGCTCACGTAGACCAGCTGATGAAGTCGAGTCCATCTTTTGCCGCCGAGGCGGCGAATCGACGCCTTCGTGGAGGTCAACGCCAGCGGAATCAGCAGCAGGAAGGCCAGCATCCCGAGCGTCACGTACCAGTGCTTCAGGATGTCCTTCCAGATCTCGGCCCAGTCGAAGAACCAGTCGAGGACCGTGTAGACCAGCAGATGCCCCAACGCCCAGAAGAAGGCGGCGAGCCCCAGGAAACGGCGTTCGGCCACGAGCCACCCCGCCCCCGTGATCCGCATCAGGGGGGTGATGGCCAGCGACGCCGCGAGGAAGCGGAGGGCCCACTCGCCGGTCATGTGCTCGACTTCGCGAATCGGATTCGCGCCCAACTGCCCCAGGAAGAAAAAGGCCACAATGACCGGAATTGGGGCAATCACCAGCACCCACAACGCCGGCCGAAGCCAACGCCGCATCAGTAGTTCTTCCGGAGGTCCATGCCCGCGTACATCGACGCCACTTGATCGGCGTAGCCGTTGAACATCAGCGTATTCCTCTTGAGGAATTCACCGATGCGCCGTTCCTTGGCCTGACTCCAGCGCGGGTGGTCCACCGTGGGGTTCACGTTCGCGTAGAACCCGTATTCGCTCGGGTTGGCGTCGTTCCAGGTCGTGTTGGGCATCTTGTCCGTGAAGCGGATCTTCACGATCGACTTGATCCCCTTGAAGCCGTACTTCCACGGCGTGACCAGGCGGAGCGGTGCGCCGTTCTGCGGCGGCAAGGCCTTCCCGTAGATCCCGGTGGCCAGCAGGGTGAGCGGATGCATCGCCTCATCCATCCGGAGCCCCTCCTTGTACGGCCAGGGGAGCACCGGGCTCTTCTGCCCCGGCATGCGGCGGGGGTCGAACAGGGTGGTGAACTCCACGAACTTGGCGCCCGGCAACGGCTCGCACCGGTTGATCACGTCACGCAGCTGCACGCCGTTCCACGGGATCACCATGGACCAGGCCTCCACGCAGCGCATGCGATAGACGCGGTCCTGCACCGGCAGCTTGCCGATCAGCTCATCGAGCGTGAACGGCCGGGGCTTCTTCACCAGCCCTTCGACCGTCACCGACCAGGGCGTCGTCTTGAACCCCTGCGCATTCTGCGCCGGATCCTCCTTGTCGGTCCCGAACTCGTAGAAGTTGTTGTAGGACGTAATGTCGTCGTACGAGTTGGGCTTTTCCTCCTGGCCGGCCCCGGTCGCACTGAGCGCCTTGAGCGCCTCCGGTGCCAGGACCGTCCCCAGCGCCA
It encodes:
- a CDS encoding EAL domain-containing protein, producing the protein MPLATDATVRRPEQPTEPEAPSAPRGDATVRAVVFGHRPDRMLLGGLIGYGALLTAWLASGRETSAVVRGASALLLLPLVLAAVTLALHASRELALDRGTRRFWRIAAAAIALLPIELFRDVLGGANWPIGLAGPLTLAGPLLFLAAMCCLPSAPRRGIDRLRLALDVVTVAAGGALLTWYTVSETTLSDVARARYALLHVEAVLDVVVIVVLAAFWRRTVLQHRANVLVLLAGVFVVQFFGHVAAAAIQQDGAIGVMQVVSPVAMVMLAAAGWLASATVLHRELRPVSKRVDLATTAIPFAAALPGVVLLTRHVLDESSPSLTVLLLGALVLMGLAFARQWAVTREAVSLLTESAARENEARFRALVQHSSDVIIIADPDGTIRYVSPSMATVFGHDPARLSGTSLFDLLHDNDRKVAQAFLAELTRVQYRPEAASPGVLKREWRLRHASGGWMTVDNVGTNLMSEPVINGLVLNTRDVTEQSQIKQQYMHQAFHDPLTDLANRSLFLYQVGHALARSMRHGNHVAVLFLDLDNFKNVNDSLGHVVGDRLLVDAARRLSLCVRDTDLIARLGGDEFAVLVEDCANDEDVFVVADRIHTALQRPFTLSGKEVFVNASIGIARASQGESSDDVVRNADVAMYVAKTRGKGQVAMFEPAMHKAALDRLVVEAGLRMAIDREEFFLQYQPIVELTTGQIIGAEALVRWISRDRGLVSPMTFIPIAEETGLIVPLGRWVLRRACREAQKWTRERNQALRITVNLSGRQLQDAAIVEDVASALEESGLDPSQLTLEITESMLMQHTDVSMTRLTALKALGVSLAIDDFGTGYSSLSYLQRYPVDILKIDKAFVDVIDKGGDGPVLASAIVALGETLRMNTVAEGIETEAQRAHLISLGCELGQGYLFSRPVDAEDFWELLATRGAKAPFVARSKYAA
- the msrP gene encoding protein-methionine-sulfoxide reductase catalytic subunit MsrP, which gives rise to MLIRRPDDIPSSEITPESLYQNRRAFFGTAGAMALGTVLAPEALKALSATGAGQEEKPNSYDDITSYNNFYEFGTDKEDPAQNAQGFKTTPWSVTVEGLVKKPRPFTLDELIGKLPVQDRVYRMRCVEAWSMVIPWNGVQLRDVINRCEPLPGAKFVEFTTLFDPRRMPGQKSPVLPWPYKEGLRMDEAMHPLTLLATGIYGKALPPQNGAPLRLVTPWKYGFKGIKSIVKIRFTDKMPNTTWNDANPSEYGFYANVNPTVDHPRWSQAKERRIGEFLKRNTLMFNGYADQVASMYAGMDLRKNY
- a CDS encoding sulfoxide reductase heme-binding subunit YedZ, with the protein product MRRWLRPALWVLVIAPIPVIVAFFFLGQLGANPIREVEHMTGEWALRFLAASLAITPLMRITGAGWLVAERRFLGLAAFFWALGHLLVYTVLDWFFDWAEIWKDILKHWYVTLGMLAFLLLIPLALTSTKASIRRLGGKRWTRLHQLVYVSVAAACLHFFWAVKKDRSEPILYASVVAALLASRLVWRGGRRPSVRTTPGNAATEPTG
- a CDS encoding ATP-binding protein translates to MTPPTRVVLTGSESVGKTTLAAQLAAHYGVLTVPEFVREYAAQKGAPLDFRDHGPIAKGQMALEDRYIARANEAGHRLLIQDTDLISTVTYCHHYFGRCPQFIEEAAVERRPALYLLLDIDVPWVHDGIRDRGDRRDEVQQLFVDTLARLGAPVQVVSGSWDERFRLAVHLIDTLLATHS